The DNA window TTTACCATGATCACACCTTTTAATCATTCAGATTGTGTAGATACTGTTGGAGCTGAGAACTTTGAAAAAGGTTATCGGCATCAACAGTCTTGGTTGTTTACTGTGTCTTTCATTCTACTGATACATCTTTCAGCTGTCAAATCTAAATGCAGGCAAAATAGTAGCTAGTTTGAGTTTCTGAATGAGATATATGGATAGGGATAGTTATGGTGCCTTTTCTATTTTACAGCATATGTTACCTGTAATTATGCCAATCTTGTCCAGGAACATTGGAAGTTGAGCCATATCGCAAGCCATTATGGGATTTGATAACGAGTGCATACTGAACATCCAGTCTCTGGCGGGCGAGTATTTCTGTCCTGTTTGTCGTTTGCTTGTGTACCCAAATGAAGCGCTACAATCCCAATGCACTCACCTTTACTGTAAACCATGTTTAACATATATTGTGAGCACTACCCGGGCTTGCCCCTATGATGGTTATTTGGTGACAGAAGCAGATTCGAAGGTTCTCTCACACTACTATTGTGATGAATTTTCCTCCTACAATCTTATTATTTGTGACTGATCAGTTTATTATCTTTTTTATACTGCAGCCTCTTATAGAATCAAATGAGCCACTTGCTGAAACCATTGGCAAAATAATTGTTCGCTGTCTATATCATAGAAGTGGTTGCACGTGGCAGGGTCCTCTATCCGATTGTACAACTCATTGTTCTGAATGTGCTTTTGGCAACTCACCAGTTGTCTGCAACAGGTGTGCAGTTCAAATTGTGCATCGTCAAGTGCAGGAACATGCACAAAATTGTCCTGTGAGTCTatcaaagttttttttaaaaaaaaaaaaaaaaaacttttacgtTAATATTGTAATTTAATTATCTTATTGCACTTCTTTGGTGGATgaattttagtttaatttttttttctaatgatAGGGCGTGCAGCAGCCTCAGGGTGGTCAGGAAGTCACGGCCACGAGCACAGCTACGGTTGGTGATCAAACCCAGATTGCTGCACAGGCAGCATCTCAGGTTCAAATCACAACAGCCCAAACAGCAGGACAGAATGTTGCACAGCCAGCAAGTGCAAATTCCCAGGCCCAGGTTGTCGCTCAGGCTGCTGGGCCAACTCCAGAGCAGTGGTATCAACAACAGTATCAACAATACTACCAGAGCTATCATGGATATGATCCATATCAACAACACTATCAGCCGCAGAACCCTTACCAACAGACACCGGTTCCACAGTACCAGCAGCAATTTCAGGGTTATGTGCAGGCTCAGCCTGTTTCTCAACCTCAGTTGCAGCCTCATATCCAGAGTCAAAGccaacctcagttgcaagcACCTCCACACTTTCAGGCACCAGTGGCTACTCAACCACAAAAAGATTTGGCCAGCTCACAGAACCCTACAGTTCAGTCATATCCCCAAGCTCATCCAGTACACTCTCATCCTCAACATCCACCAATTCCTCAGTATCAGCAGTCTCAGTTAAGAATGCAGGATTCTCAGCTCCAATCCCAGAACCAAGCTGTTCCTCAACATCCTGCTAATGCAATAGCTCAGCAAACACAAGTTCAAAATCATCCACAGCCCCAGCCACAACTCCAGCCTCATCCCCAGCCTTTACCAAATCACCCTATACAAGCACAACCACAGCATTCCATCCATGGAGTTACGGGCTATCAATCTTACACACAACATCAAACGTTTCCACAGATGCAGTTGGGAGCCCAACAAAATCAGTTGCACGTGGGGCCTCGTGCACAGTCGCAACATCCTGCTCAAATACCTGGTCAATTTCCTGAACAACAACTTGTCCTTCGTCCTTCCCATTCTCACTCTACCATTCCAGACCATCAACCACCAGTTGTGTTGCCTCCAGGTCAAGTCCCAAACGCTCTTCCTGCTCAACATTCGGGTGTTAATCCTCGTGCCCATCAACCTGGGTTATCTGTGCCTCAGCGACCTGTTATGCAGCCCATTCAACGACCCATCGGCCAGCAGTTTGTGCAGCAGCAACAACCATTTGTCAGACCACCAATGGGCCAAGTTCAGAATCAGATGAATCAGCAAAGTCTTTATGCACAGCAACTACTGCCTTTGCAGCCTCAGTTATGCCTTCAGGGCCCAACTTTCCCGCAACAGGCTCATGTCTATCCACAGATGCAGCAGAATGTTGTCATGCCAACTAATAAACTGCAAAATCTTGTAGGAAAGCCTGTGGTGCCTATTCATGGAGCACAATCACAGCCACATCTACAATCTACAGCTGGCATGCAAGTTGTGCCGATGCAGATTGGCCCAACCCTTCAATCTGCCAATAATCCCGCTGATAATGACCAAGTCCAATTGTCATCCGAACAGCAGGTGAGTTCGAGACCTGCAATATCTGGGAAGCAAGGCGATCTCACTTTTGAAAAAAGTGAAGCAGACCAAGAATCTGAAACTGATAAACCTGCAAATGATGATATTAAGCGCGATGGAAAAGTTGAAGAGAAAAGTAGTCCTGCTGATGCATCTAGTATGGAGAATCCAGAATCTCATGCAACAGAAAATAGAGAACCTGTGATTAAGCATCCGGTAAAGGAAGAGGTTATAAGGGGTACTGAGGACAAGAAAGATGTTTCTAGTGTTGACCATAAAAAATTTGATCATATACTCCCAGGGGACAAAAAGTTGGAAAGTCAACTTCTTGATGAACGGAGTGGGAAGGATAAGAGTGGAGCTGTAAAACAGTTTCAATATCAAAGCGCTGCAGCAGATGAATTTCGAGGGCTTCCTAGTCATGGTGTTCAAGCTGAGGGCCCATTTACTGATCAGGGTAGAAATCAGGCTCCACCTAGCCATTATGGACCTTCTGCGCTTCAAGACAGAGCTGTTACCCCTTCATTGTTCCCAGCACAACTGCCAGGGGACCCTTCCTCCCAATCTGGACCTTTACCTCATCGGAGACAGCCTCCAAATGCCTCCAATCTCCAGCCACTTGGGTTCCGGCAGCTTCATAGTACTGAGAGTGGGATCCTTGGCCCTGATGCAGCACATTTTGGGAGTGGACCAGGTCATGGCGGACTGCAGCATAGAATTGAACAGCAGTCAGTTGCTCTTCAAGGACCTTATATTCAAGTTCATGTGCCTCCTCCCCACACTGGGCCTCCTAGAATATCTCATGGTGAACTCACTGGAGGAATGCCATCTGGAACACTGCAATCTAGTGCATTTGATTCACAAAGCGGGATGATGGCAAGAGCACCTATGGGTGCTGAAATACTTCCAAATAAGAGGCCTGGCTATATGGATGGCAGAGAACCTGATCTACATTTTCCTGGGTCCTTGGGACGGGGTTTTGGGTTACAAAGTGAAATGTTTAAACCTTTCTCGGAAGATCATTTGAATCCCTTACCACTGGACCGTGATCGACACATCATCAGTAGAGGTAAATTTGAGGAAGATCTTAAGAAATTCCCTAGGCCTTCTAGTTTGGAGAATGAACCTCTTCCAAGATTTGGGTGTGATCTGTCTTCATCTTCAACCCTTAATCGAGGCCCTCCTGGCTTTGGCATAGATTCTGCACCAGGTCCTCATGACAAGAGACCCTATGGACTGAACAATGATCCAATGTTAAAAGTAGCCGTTGGTCCTGCCCCAGCAAGATTCTTGCCTCCATACGCTGGTGGTGGTAAATTCCATCCCACTGATGCAGGAGAAATAATTGTTGGTCGTCGCAAAGATAGTATGGGAAAATCAGATTCTGATCGTACTCATCCTGATTTCCTTGGACCCGTTCCAGGTTATGGTCGATACCACAGCGATGGTTTGCCTGCTAGAAGTCCAGTCAGAGAATACCCTGGCATGACGTCACATGGATTTAGAGGATTGACTGATGGCGGGGAATCCCAGCGATTTGGTGATCCAATTGGCCGTTCATTTCATGAAAGTAGGTTTCCCATTTTGCCCAATAATGTGCGGAGGGGTGAGTTTGAGGGTCCGGGTAGTTTGCGCTTGGCCGAACATTTCGTTCAAGATAGCTTTTCTGGCCATTCACGAAGAGCTGAACATTTGAGTTCGCACAACTTGCATGGTCATTTGCGACTGGGAGAGCCAGTTGGTTTTGGTGCCTTTCCTGGTCATAGACGGATGGAATTGGCTGGGCCTGGAAACTTCCCTCGTCCTCGACTTGGTGAGCCTGGATTCAGGAGCAGCCTTTTGCTTCAGGTATCTCCAGTGATAATATAATCTATAGAGTAAATAAATATTATCTAATTCGATTAGATGAAGATCTGTTCATTAGTCTTTTTAATTAAAATCATTGTGAACGTGTTTCTAAATCATTAAATTTTGTTGTGCAATCTtaatttttattacattatgtAAATAAATTCTCACAATACTTCTGTCGGGACTTTGCATATCTTCAGGGAGAAATGGAGCCTTTTGATAGTACAAGAAAGAGGAAGCCAGTCAGCATGGGATGGTGTCGTATTTGTAAGCAGGATTGTGGATCTGTGGAAGGTTTAGAAATGCACTCTCAAACCAGGGAGCATCAGAGAAAGGCCATTGATATGGTTTCCATAATCAAAGAAAATgccaaaaaacagaaaatgtaaGTTGTCATTGATTTAACGCTACATCTCTTGCACTTTGCTCTGCTAAACTTCAGTTTGCTATAAGCTTATTTTTAAGATCCTTTCTTACTTCAGTCTATGTGTTTCTTTGTATGTTTGAAGAGTTCCCAATGATCGCACCACTCTTGATGAAACAAGCAAGTCAAAGAATTCTGGTGTTGAGGGTCGCTGGAATAAACATTAGGCATGATGATGTGCTGCATCCTGGCTAGCAACTGTTTCATCAATGTCTTGGGGTCAAATATGTTCCTTTGATATTCTGCATTTCCTTCCATGCATCTTTTTACTTTCCAGGGTGGTTTATGCTAGTATTGTCATTTCAGGTTGCTGTCATGTGAAGGGAGTGGGTTTTTGGAACTGAAGTTACTGATGCAGTTAAGTAGCTGGTTTTTGATTCTGAAACCTTCACTTTACAACTGGGATAGCTTTTCATTAACATTACTATTATTATCTAGTAAAGTAGTTTTGTTATATCTATTTATTGTATGTGTGGTGAAGTCTTTACCTTTTGAGATGGAAATTTTTGGTATGGTTATTTTTATTATGAATGTTTCATCCTTATACTTTTGAAGTTTCTACTCTAATATTGTTATACGTACGGGCTTGAGTTAAAATGTTACGCCAGCATCCAGTATTGAGCCAGCTTGTGTTCATCCACACTTGTTTCTCAATAGTGACTGTTATGCCATTCAgaccctaattttttttgttgactaTTCTGCAGTGCATGTGGATTACTTTCTTTACCGTTTTCATAGCTGTTTATGTGAACATACTCTTGGTCTGTTTTTTCTGCAACTTGTGGAAACTTGCCCAGTTAAAAGCTATCTTTGCAATAATGGTTAACCTTTGATATTGCCGGCTAGCTATACTTGAGGTTCAATGAATTTTGAGaagagaaaatgagaaaattgaaTAGCAAGGATTTGTTGTGCATTTTATTGAAGTACGAAAAGTTTCCCTCGATAAGGAATATTAGAACAGTGTGAGTGGTGGCATATAATTGAAGTTTTTTGTTAGTCCTATCCCATCAATTCTGGGACATGATAAACTTATTATACAATAAAATGCAGGAAACGTTTAAGTCAAACTTTTACTAATTGGTTTGACTGAAATAAAGGAATAGTGGAAGCATTGTTGAGGTTGTTGAAAGATATATTTTACCTTTTGTTTTGGGATGGATGATGGCACAATATTGCATTCAAAAGAATATGAATTAGTATTGTTATTAAAATCTGCTTTTGCATTTAATTGATTCTATTATAAAAAATGGGGGGGGGGGTTGACTTGGATCATGACTAAGTTCTTGGAATGTCAACTCATAGTGTGATGTAAATGGGAGCATGCTGGTAAAATTGTTTGTTGCTTCTAGACTTTACTTGGTGGCGTTATTATGAAACTActctcagattttttttttcttgctaaaGTTTACAACATTTTAGTGAGAGTTGCTGGATATATGTAGAGGAACCTTGGCCTAATGACAAAGTTGCCTCACTAAttcctagaggtcacatgtttaaATCCCCGAAATAGTCTCTTTGCAATGTGCAAGGGCTGTAACTTTAACTTCTAATAAGATGGTATCTTTGCTCTGACTAGATTTGAACTATTGATAAATTGACTGCTTTGTAATTGTTTCACATTTTCTAAATACTGATTTCTAGGGAATGAATGTTGTGTCATCAACGACTATGTACGACATGATATGAATATGCTATCACTAATCTGCTATTGAGTTTTCCTTTGTCACTATGTCAATGCTGCATAGTGATAGTTTCAATTGCTCGTGCAATTTTAATTATGATACTTTTGTCTTGGGACTAGGAGTGtgaaattaagaaaagaaaagccaaTTGATGATAAAATTTAGATTAGTTGTAGATAGTAGATAACTAGATATAAGTCCTTGATGATGAAATGCCGAATACTTGGCTTATTTTGAAGGATATGTGCATGGGGCGAACCCTTGGCCTAGTAGTAACGGTTCCACCCTAACCTAGGAGTAGACTTAATTTTTCTGTCCTTGACCTACTCAACTTTAAATCTAATTCCTGGAGTTGAAGAATTCATCATCCTTTTGTGAATAATTTAGTGAAAAATCATAATATTGGCAATGGGGAAAATGTAAAAATGCATTTCACATCGTCATGCAAAAATGGGATCCAAATATATAATGTTAATCAAATTTTTGTTTGCGATTTTATTTGCTGTGTATTTATACTGAGCAATTGAATCAACTTTTTTTTAGGATAATTAATTTAGTCTTGAATACAATTCGATGGAGGTTTACAATATTTGAGGGTAATTCTAACTTAACTGGGTTCGATGGAGGTTGACAATATTTGAGGGTATTCTAACGTAACTGGCAGAAAAAAAACATCACTGCCACCATTTTTATCAAGAATGAGCACGAGTAGTTTGTCCATCTTGGAAAGAAAAATGTACCTTTGCCTTTTGTTTTGGGGATCATGCCTTATTTGAGGTGGTTGTGATCTCTGCCAACCTAGCCAAGAAATGAGATCTATTACCTAGAGTTGCATTCcactcttattttttttttcctctttttttattatattcaaattcaattctttttttttaataatttgataTGTATTTCTATTCTAGAATATTAGAATTCTATaaatcaaaaatatatattaaataatcttaagtataaaatataagaaatgaaaAACCTTGTCAAAACATCGAGCGAACACATCTGATCTAACCTTGAACCAACGTTTCTATAACACTCAAAAATGATGTTGTTTATACAAAACCTTACTTGAAGGTCAACTAGGAATAGGAGTAGAAATTTAAAATAGTTTGCCTATGATTTTGAGTCCAGTTGAACTTTAACTTTGAGGATCTCTTACACTTCATGTActtctttcctttttcataTTGCGAAAACTAGGGCTATAACAGAAGTTTTGGGGCACCCTTTTCAATGTTGGATGGCAATCCTGGCTTCAAGCTTTTGGTTCTTCGTTATATTTTATCCAGGTTTGTGGTTTAGTTcctcaaatttttttctttgctttccaTCTTTGGCTTAACTTTCTCAGAGTTACTAATTTGTTTGTAGAATTGTGTATGTGATGTTATCGGTTGATTTTATTAGTCATCTAGGTGTGCAAAAAGAATTAGGAgaattcttattttttttgaaaatagatCACAAAAGTTTGTGTAGACAAGGAATGATATACTATATAGAAAAGCTGTTGGATGAAGATAAATGCTTGTTCTTGTCATCTTGTTCCTAGTTCTTAGAGCTCAACTAGGTACTAAGATGAACGAAAAAAAATTGGTAGTGCATGGCACCATTTCGAGATGAGAAAGTGGTAGCTGTGTTTGCTTGTTCCTAGGACTCAAGAGCGAGGAAGTTTTAAATATTGAAAACTTCTATCAAGTGGTTGGACCTTGTGTTGCTAACATTTTCTGGACTGTTTCTTTGctattttctttatttggaGGACCTTGCTTACACAAAAGGTTTCATAATTTCTTTTCATTTGTTATGTTTGGCCATATTGGATGGCTTGTTTTGTGGTTTCTCTTTGATATCACTCAGATATGCATGGGGTATCCGTCTGttcttatattattattattatttattcatttcattttacTTGGATTTGCTAATATTATTGGAGTTATAATAGATCTTTAGTTTTTATCTTCGCTTGGGTTCCCTGACATTATATGTCAGACGGACAGTTGATGACTCGAAACCTGTTAGATTGTGGTATCTGAATCTAAATAACTACAAATTCTGCTTAGAAAGCTACCCTTCTAGATGTCTACATGAGCCTACATGATGGACAACTATGCAATATATACAGTGAAACATGTACAGATCAGGTGTTGATAACTAGGCATCTATAGATTAAACTTTAAAGGAATGTTACTTTTTATGTGAGTGGTGGATTTGATTCACACTCGATATCATACCATGGAAGTTCTTTTATAGAGTTTCACCATGTTGGGAAGCTGTGTCAAGATGATTCTCAGCTTTTGTTCACTTGTAATTTTAACATAAGTGTTGAACCAATTTGGCACGAAAAGTATCTTCTTATTGTATGTGTGACTGATGTTGGTGATACCATGCAAAGCATGCCTTCAGTATACTAATGCAACTATGCTAGTATCCGGTCTGTTCTAAGTGTGCAATGGGAATATAGCTACAAGGAGCTTGTAGTACTTTGTAGTTTATAGCCGCTGGCTTTATTGCTTTTACTGTTTTACATCTGCTACATGTTGGGGTTGCCCCGTTTTATCACTGACGCTTCAGTTTTGTGGAAGCTTAGAGAATATACTGAGCCTGGACACCCTGTATTTTTTTTGGAggcatttgtatttgtatttctttttattaATGATATGATGTAATGTAGTATACTAATATGTTACTATGTTAGTCTGAAATTTTCTCACCTTGACCTACCTTTATCGTTTGTGAATATCCTGGTCGATTGAATTATTAGACAGACATTGTTGGGCCACGCCAAAATCATTAACTGAAGCACTCTTCAAAGATTGAGGGGGGTTATTAACCTCTCTTTTAACAAAGTTAAATCGGACCATGCTAAGTGTGGTCTTTTGCCATCGAGGCTGGGGGTGATTTCCGGTCATGTTCGTCTGCTTGGTTCATATGCCTGGAGAAATTTGGGTTAAGCCCATTATGATCCTGCGCATTTGAGTTTGCTGCcagctcctttttttttttttttttttcgtaaatCATGTTCGAACAGAGTTCAAGGGGCTTTTTTgctgatatatatttttatcagatttttaataacaaatatttttacaagaaaacaaattttcatatcgatttttttttactattttaggATGATTGTATGATAGTTGACGGTGCCAATGAGTGTGTGGATAGATTATCTATTACTAGACAAGGCTACTTTTATCATTGGAAGCAATGCTCATGGAATTGGCTATGGTCTCTACTATATGCCACTCCTATTAGTTGGCAGAGAAGCCCATTGTTTCAGGGTTCTAGTTTTGTTTTTGGCAGCTCTGGAGGAAAACTCACCAGAGCAAGTCATTCCCAGTTGCCACTCTAGGAATCGCAATCTCACAAAGTGCAAGACCTCTACAGTTACAATTTTGTAAGACCAATAAATGGTACATTTCTTCTCCCTACCTAAAATTCACTGAACCTCTCCGTACAAACAAAACCGTGAGGAGGAGAGGACCcttttcctcctcctccccctccCCCCACATTTACTatgttatttttcatgtttttcttttggtttgctGTGTTTTCATTCAGATATAGGGATTTACTCCTCAGATATGATGGATTCATCCCTCTCTCGTTCAGATATGGTGCTTTGGGCGACGATGTGGGTTTCTCGGTTGTCGCCGTCTTTGTGTTGTCCGTATCAAGGTTACGAGGTTACGAAGAAAACATGTCAACAATTCAATGGCTTCTCTCCAAATCTAGTTATTTGGGGAGTTTTCAATGCAGTGCACCTAAGTGCCCCTATTGTTGCGTCAAGAAAAGAGTTGTAGCTCTTCCCCACACTATTGTTGTGGactctttttttgttcttgttattgGATTTCTGGTTTTGTTGTGGTACTGTCTTTGGAGGTGGACGATCCTCCTCATGTCTATATTATGTAACCCGTTTGTTATGATATAAGTGTTTCTttgtttctcaaaaaaaaaaaagggatatgATGATGAATCCAGGTGCCTATTTATCGAAATCTAGTTAATAATCtggtatttgattttcttttccgaaggaatcaaaattgaaaattcccAACAAATAAGATAGACCTAGGCCCATTCAATTACTCTGAAAAACGGCAGCGTTTTACTTGCCCAATATGAAATATTAAGAAGTTAAGGGGTCTTTTcataataaatgaataaatcaacCCATAATCCCTTGGAAGTTTTTGGCGTGAAGCCTATTAGCGACGCCAGAGGAAAGTGGGTTGGGAAATGGCGTCTACAATAGCTAACAGGACGGTTGTCAGCAATCGAAACCTAAGCCTATCGAGGCTTTCATTGAACTTATTCAGAAGCTTTACCACTTCCGCACCTAGTTCTGGCCAAAACCCTAATAGCAATAATGGCCTGAAGAAGCCGAagcgaaaaaagaagaagaacctgTTTGAAGTGGCTCAGTTCTTGCCCAACTGGGGCATCGGCTACCAGATGGCCAAGACTCATT is part of the Tripterygium wilfordii isolate XIE 37 chromosome 7, ASM1340144v1, whole genome shotgun sequence genome and encodes:
- the LOC120002384 gene encoding mediator of RNA polymerase II transcription subunit 12-like encodes the protein MGFDNECILNIQSLAGEYFCPVCRLLVYPNEALQSQCTHLYCKPCLTYIVSTTRACPYDGYLVTEADSKPLIESNEPLAETIGKIIVRCLYHRSGCTWQGPLSDCTTHCSECAFGNSPVVCNRCAVQIVHRQVQEHAQNCPGVQQPQGGQEVTATSTATVGDQTQIAAQAASQVQITTAQTAGQNVAQPASANSQAQVVAQAAGPTPEQWYQQQYQQYYQSYHGYDPYQQHYQPQNPYQQTPVPQYQQQFQGYVQAQPVSQPQLQPHIQSQSQPQLQAPPHFQAPVATQPQKDLASSQNPTVQSYPQAHPVHSHPQHPPIPQYQQSQLRMQDSQLQSQNQAVPQHPANAIAQQTQVQNHPQPQPQLQPHPQPLPNHPIQAQPQHSIHGVTGYQSYTQHQTFPQMQLGAQQNQLHVGPRAQSQHPAQIPGQFPEQQLVLRPSHSHSTIPDHQPPVVLPPGQVPNALPAQHSGVNPRAHQPGLSVPQRPVMQPIQRPIGQQFVQQQQPFVRPPMGQVQNQMNQQSLYAQQLLPLQPQLCLQGPTFPQQAHVYPQMQQNVVMPTNKLQNLVGKPVVPIHGAQSQPHLQSTAGMQVVPMQIGPTLQSANNPADNDQVQLSSEQQVSSRPAISGKQGDLTFEKSEADQESETDKPANDDIKRDGKVEEKSSPADASSMENPESHATENREPVIKHPVKEEVIRGTEDKKDVSSVDHKKFDHILPGDKKLESQLLDERSGKDKSGAVKQFQYQSAAADEFRGLPSHGVQAEGPFTDQGRNQAPPSHYGPSALQDRAVTPSLFPAQLPGDPSSQSGPLPHRRQPPNASNLQPLGFRQLHSTESGILGPDAAHFGSGPGHGGLQHRIEQQSVALQGPYIQVHVPPPHTGPPRISHGELTGGMPSGTLQSSAFDSQSGMMARAPMGAEILPNKRPGYMDGREPDLHFPGSLGRGFGLQSEMFKPFSEDHLNPLPLDRDRHIISRGKFEEDLKKFPRPSSLENEPLPRFGCDLSSSSTLNRGPPGFGIDSAPGPHDKRPYGLNNDPMLKVAVGPAPARFLPPYAGGGKFHPTDAGEIIVGRRKDSMGKSDSDRTHPDFLGPVPGYGRYHSDGLPARSPVREYPGMTSHGFRGLTDGGESQRFGDPIGRSFHESRFPILPNNVRRGEFEGPGSLRLAEHFVQDSFSGHSRRAEHLSSHNLHGHLRLGEPVGFGAFPGHRRMELAGPGNFPRPRLGEPGFRSSLLLQGEMEPFDSTRKRKPVSMGWCRICKQDCGSVEGLEMHSQTREHQRKAIDMVSIIKENAKKQKIVPNDRTTLDETSKSKNSGVEGRWNKH